In Streptomyces ambofaciens ATCC 23877, a single genomic region encodes these proteins:
- a CDS encoding helix-turn-helix domain-containing protein, whose protein sequence is MPNERLRAAMAAGGWTYAALANKVEVDPKSVERWVNLGRTPRRAAAMLTAEILGEDVHALWPALRQARAARAVSPELVALYDHRADLPVSTFVDMLTQAREHIDVLVYAAVFLHEAYPRLNDLLRERAADGCAVRIAIGDPDSTIVQQRGAEERFGHGIESGCRLALMHYRPLAGVSGIEVRTHATTLYNSIYRADDQALVNAHVWGVNAYGAPVWHLRRNGEGGMFDTYTSSFDAVWETATPVGEG, encoded by the coding sequence ATGCCGAACGAGAGGCTACGTGCTGCCATGGCCGCCGGCGGCTGGACGTACGCCGCCCTTGCGAACAAGGTCGAGGTCGATCCCAAGTCCGTTGAAAGATGGGTCAACTTGGGGCGTACGCCGCGTCGTGCCGCAGCCATGCTGACAGCGGAGATACTAGGAGAAGACGTGCACGCACTTTGGCCCGCGCTCCGGCAGGCACGCGCTGCCCGCGCCGTCAGTCCGGAACTTGTGGCCCTCTACGATCACCGGGCGGACCTCCCCGTATCCACCTTCGTGGACATGCTGACCCAGGCCCGCGAGCACATCGACGTGTTGGTGTACGCCGCCGTCTTCCTGCACGAGGCGTACCCACGGCTGAATGACCTGTTGCGCGAGCGAGCTGCCGACGGTTGTGCGGTCCGTATCGCGATCGGCGATCCGGACAGCACGATTGTCCAACAACGCGGCGCCGAAGAGAGGTTCGGTCACGGGATCGAGTCCGGCTGCCGACTTGCCCTCATGCACTATCGCCCCCTGGCCGGGGTATCCGGCATCGAGGTGCGGACCCACGCCACCACGCTCTACAACTCGATCTATCGTGCGGATGACCAGGCGCTGGTCAACGCCCACGTCTGGGGCGTGAACGCCTACGGTGCACCCGTGTGGCATCTTCGGCGCAACGGAGAGGGTGGCATGTTCGACACCTACACCAGCAGCTTCGACGCGGTGTGGGAAACCGCAACACCGGTAGGAGAAGGCTGA
- a CDS encoding NUDIX domain-containing protein — translation MARTEYYDDPAAPEPNSLVVAASAVVTDDEGRVLLQRRRDNDLWALPGGGMEMTDSLPGTAIREVKEETGLDVEITGLVGTYTDPRHVIAYTDGEVRRQFNVCFTARVVGGRLAISDESTELSFVQPEEIDQLPMHHTQQLRIRHFLEHRERPYLG, via the coding sequence ATGGCAAGGACCGAGTACTACGACGACCCAGCGGCACCAGAGCCGAACAGTTTGGTGGTCGCCGCGTCCGCAGTCGTCACCGACGACGAAGGACGCGTGCTCCTTCAGCGCCGCCGGGACAACGATCTCTGGGCGCTACCAGGCGGCGGCATGGAGATGACCGACTCGCTACCGGGAACCGCCATCCGGGAGGTGAAGGAGGAAACGGGCCTGGACGTGGAGATCACCGGGCTCGTCGGGACATATACCGACCCGCGTCATGTCATCGCCTATACGGACGGTGAAGTGCGTCGCCAATTCAATGTCTGCTTCACAGCCCGAGTAGTCGGGGGCCGACTCGCGATCTCGGACGAGTCCACGGAGCTCAGTTTCGTCCAGCCGGAGGAAATCGATCAACTGCCGATGCACCACACGCAACAGCTCCGGATCCGACATTTCCTGGAGCACCGTGAGCGGCCCTATCTCGGCTGA
- a CDS encoding glycine-rich domain-containing protein — translation MTATANDQRTGRAVAGEELFDSLTHFVVTHNGQPRERAERITDQAVAFVVTAATATVPMVPSDDVDLGLHALILHTKEYADLCERFAGRFLHHNPKPGGGARDPEKVAASTHAMKAVGFMVFDDLWTVDDTNLAQCDSDCGRPYGQA, via the coding sequence ATGACGGCAACGGCCAACGACCAGAGGACCGGTCGCGCGGTGGCTGGTGAGGAGCTGTTCGACAGCCTCACCCACTTCGTGGTCACCCACAACGGACAGCCTCGCGAGCGCGCCGAGAGGATCACGGACCAAGCGGTGGCCTTCGTGGTCACGGCCGCGACTGCCACCGTCCCCATGGTCCCGTCGGACGACGTGGACCTCGGGCTGCACGCCCTCATCCTGCACACGAAGGAGTACGCCGACCTGTGCGAGCGGTTCGCGGGCCGCTTCCTCCACCACAACCCCAAGCCGGGTGGCGGGGCGCGCGATCCGGAGAAGGTGGCCGCGTCCACGCACGCGATGAAGGCGGTTGGGTTCATGGTCTTCGACGACCTGTGGACCGTGGACGACACGAACCTCGCGCAGTGCGACTCCGACTGCGGCCGGCCGTACGGTCAGGCGTAG